In Desulfovibrio oxyclinae DSM 11498, a single genomic region encodes these proteins:
- a CDS encoding ABC transporter permease: protein MSCASAGAGRTLFKLSPLLLPLIVLFAGGLALAAAQSFGFFLPFPYEGGTLDAYRKLLEPHYLASAGLSFFVALTSAVISVAVGAVVAYLIWRLPDRFERAVVIYKVPLILPHIAVAFIVLVFWSKSGVISSIGYHLGLVETVSEFPSVLFSGNGFGMILAYIYKEIPFTILLTYAVLKRMNPQQIQTARMLGAGEGRVFTRIVLPHMARTLHTAFIILFLYSFGAFDIPFLLGESSPGMLSIEAYNLYFRRELADRPAAMAILTCMFLFSLGFIWLYTRVAASMKSRERKL from the coding sequence ATGTCCTGCGCTAGCGCCGGGGCTGGGCGAACGCTTTTCAAGCTTTCGCCGTTGCTCCTGCCGCTTATTGTGCTTTTTGCCGGAGGACTGGCGCTGGCCGCAGCCCAGTCCTTCGGTTTTTTTCTGCCTTTTCCGTATGAAGGCGGGACACTGGATGCCTACCGGAAGCTGCTGGAGCCGCATTACCTCGCCTCGGCAGGGCTGTCCTTCTTCGTGGCCCTGACCTCAGCGGTGATTTCGGTTGCTGTCGGCGCGGTGGTCGCCTACCTGATCTGGCGGCTGCCTGACAGGTTTGAGAGGGCTGTAGTGATCTACAAGGTGCCCCTTATCCTGCCGCACATAGCCGTTGCCTTCATCGTGCTCGTTTTCTGGAGCAAGTCTGGCGTCATAAGTTCCATCGGGTATCACCTCGGACTGGTCGAGACTGTTTCCGAGTTCCCCTCAGTGCTGTTCTCCGGCAATGGCTTCGGGATGATACTGGCCTACATCTACAAGGAAATACCTTTCACAATCCTTCTGACGTACGCTGTGCTGAAGCGAATGAATCCGCAGCAGATCCAGACCGCGCGGATGCTCGGCGCCGGAGAAGGGCGTGTCTTCACCCGTATCGTCCTGCCGCACATGGCCCGTACGCTGCACACCGCTTTCATCATACTGTTTCTATACTCCTTCGGCGCGTTCGACATCCCGTTCCTGCTCGGGGAGAGTTCGCCGGGAATGCTGTCTATCGAGGCTTATAATCTGTATTTCAGGCGAGAGCTTGCCGACCGGCCTGCGGCCATGGCGATCCTGACCTGCATGTTCCTGTTCTCTTTAGGATTCATTTGGCTGTACACCAGAGTTGCCGCGTCCATGAAGTCGAGGGAGCGCAAGCTGTGA
- a CDS encoding ABC transporter permease, giving the protein MNRVVFLLIGVFSLLPLAVLGVYTVAPGWSWPQLIPDELSYRGAIYLTDHALDIGSKLLSSMAYSLCTVMLSLVLCIMPAHHFARCRFTGKRFLEGLLLAPALVPSMTFSMGVHVMFIHAGLADTFPGVVLVLTLFSYPYMLRALVAGFQAVGPEYEQCAANLGASPLRIFLKVELPLLIPAVVAGASIVFLVAFSEYFLVFLIGGGAVDSYTGYLFPFLNSSDRSVGSALTLLFLVVPISLFFVVEYLTTRVYRGRGIY; this is encoded by the coding sequence ATGAATCGGGTGGTCTTTCTGCTCATCGGGGTTTTTTCGCTGCTCCCGCTGGCCGTGCTGGGCGTCTACACAGTTGCTCCGGGCTGGTCCTGGCCGCAGTTGATACCGGATGAACTGTCGTACAGGGGCGCGATCTACCTCACGGACCACGCTTTGGATATCGGTTCCAAGCTGCTGTCTTCCATGGCCTACTCACTCTGCACCGTGATGCTTTCCCTGGTTCTCTGCATCATGCCCGCGCATCATTTTGCACGCTGCCGGTTCACCGGGAAGCGGTTTCTGGAAGGGCTGCTGCTGGCGCCTGCGCTGGTCCCGTCCATGACATTCTCCATGGGGGTGCACGTCATGTTCATCCACGCGGGACTCGCCGACACGTTTCCGGGCGTGGTGCTGGTGCTGACGCTTTTCAGCTACCCCTATATGCTCAGGGCGTTGGTGGCGGGGTTTCAGGCCGTGGGGCCCGAATACGAGCAGTGCGCGGCCAATCTCGGTGCCTCGCCGCTACGTATATTCCTGAAGGTCGAACTGCCGCTGTTGATCCCTGCGGTTGTCGCCGGAGCCTCCATTGTATTTCTCGTGGCCTTTTCCGAATACTTCCTCGTTTTCCTGATCGGCGGTGGAGCCGTGGATTCGTATACCGGGTACCTATTCCCCTTCCTCAACTCCTCAGACCGCAGCGTGGGATCTGCGCTGACGCTGCTGTTCCTTGTAGTACCCATCTCCCTGTTTTTCGTGGTTGAATACCTGACGACTCGGGTATATCGTGGTCGCGGAATATATTAG
- a CDS encoding PAS domain S-box protein: protein MTEDTYNITPLSDTADVVQAWRDLVLFTDASGIVTWVEGEGLDYLPRSGESGIPFWEALALKGRNLEEVLDRFPPQTIHEISCCDGRSFVLRVIGLGMERGGGFIIIATDNRPMETLYESYEERLEDNISAWSDSITLFNALFETAKDATFLIDEQGVILAANAAAADQHGAGERSLTGRDCLDLVGNRYRSDLKQAMQNVKARQVWTEKLAGVDGDGDSFPAEAILRKVQFSDYSLYQLILHDLSKQMELREDLRDKEAEIEKMGIALRQVIRSVEEERQELRDQITSQVKKQVLPALERIAREKAPEIREGYRSVIEEQLVDMTGDSSGELDAELLRLSPREMEVCQLVQIGKSGKEIAELLNMSFETVQTHRKNIRRKLGLRGSRTTLSGYLRHKPSLM from the coding sequence ATGACTGAAGATACCTACAATATTACACCTCTTTCAGACACTGCCGACGTTGTTCAGGCATGGAGAGACCTTGTGCTGTTCACCGATGCATCGGGGATAGTCACCTGGGTGGAAGGTGAGGGATTGGATTACCTTCCGCGCTCGGGGGAGTCGGGCATTCCCTTCTGGGAGGCTTTGGCTCTCAAGGGGCGTAATCTTGAAGAGGTGCTTGATCGCTTTCCCCCGCAGACCATTCACGAGATATCCTGTTGTGACGGCAGGAGTTTCGTGCTTCGTGTCATAGGGCTGGGCATGGAGCGGGGCGGTGGGTTTATCATCATCGCCACGGACAACCGCCCCATGGAAACGCTTTACGAAAGTTACGAAGAGCGTCTTGAGGACAATATTTCGGCCTGGTCCGATTCCATCACGCTCTTTAACGCCCTGTTTGAAACCGCCAAGGATGCGACATTTCTCATAGACGAGCAGGGGGTTATCCTCGCTGCCAACGCCGCTGCCGCGGATCAGCACGGTGCGGGAGAGCGCAGCTTGACCGGTCGCGACTGTCTTGATCTGGTTGGCAACCGGTACCGCTCGGACCTGAAGCAGGCCATGCAGAACGTCAAGGCGCGTCAGGTATGGACCGAGAAACTCGCGGGAGTGGATGGCGATGGAGACAGCTTTCCGGCCGAGGCTATCCTGCGAAAAGTTCAGTTTTCCGATTACAGCCTGTACCAGCTCATTCTGCATGATCTCTCCAAACAGATGGAGTTGCGGGAGGACCTGCGCGACAAGGAAGCCGAAATTGAAAAAATGGGCATTGCACTGCGTCAGGTCATACGCAGTGTGGAAGAAGAGCGGCAGGAACTGCGCGATCAGATCACCAGTCAGGTCAAGAAGCAGGTACTGCCAGCGCTGGAGCGAATCGCCCGGGAAAAGGCCCCGGAAATACGAGAAGGCTATAGATCCGTTATCGAAGAGCAACTCGTGGACATGACAGGCGATAGTTCAGGCGAACTCGACGCCGAACTGCTGCGATTGTCTCCACGCGAGATGGAAGTCTGCCAGCTTGTGCAGATTGGTAAAAGCGGTAAGGAAATCGCTGAGTTGCTTAATATGTCCTTTGAGACCGTCCAGACCCATCGCAAGAACATTCGCCGCAAGCTCGGCCTTCGCGGAAGCCGCACGACCCTCTCCGGATACCTCCGTCACAAGCCCTCCCTGATGTAA
- a CDS encoding ABC transporter substrate-binding protein: protein MKYRLRFLAAMLASLFVLSLVGCSEEKVDSLSRVEKAGEVSFAMSGGYPPFNFYNTENQLVGFDVDVAKEVAKRMGVELNPVTTEWSGIIEGLRSGAYDGILGSMAVTPERQKVVNFSDPYYYSGAQLVVKEGSPFESAEDIKGKIVGVVTGTTFANDAEKLGAGEVKLYKDDTQTLTELASGVVDAVITDRVVGVNAMNSGKFDIELLGAPLRSEDIAVAFKKEDDTLLKKVNEVLAEMHEDGTLTHFSRKWLNTDITTK, encoded by the coding sequence ATGAAGTATCGTCTTCGCTTTCTGGCCGCTATGCTGGCCTCTCTTTTTGTACTCTCTCTTGTTGGCTGTTCCGAAGAAAAGGTTGATTCCCTGAGCCGCGTCGAAAAGGCGGGTGAGGTGAGCTTTGCCATGAGCGGCGGATATCCCCCGTTCAACTTCTACAATACCGAAAATCAGCTTGTCGGATTTGACGTGGACGTGGCCAAGGAAGTCGCCAAGCGCATGGGCGTGGAGCTCAACCCAGTGACCACCGAATGGAGCGGCATCATCGAAGGCCTGCGCTCCGGCGCCTATGACGGCATCCTGGGTAGTATGGCGGTTACCCCCGAACGACAGAAGGTCGTGAATTTTTCCGATCCTTACTATTACTCCGGCGCGCAGCTGGTGGTTAAGGAAGGATCCCCGTTTGAATCTGCCGAAGATATCAAGGGCAAGATCGTCGGTGTCGTGACCGGCACCACCTTCGCGAATGACGCTGAGAAACTCGGTGCAGGCGAAGTGAAGCTGTACAAGGACGACACTCAGACCCTGACCGAATTGGCCAGCGGCGTTGTTGATGCCGTCATCACCGACCGCGTGGTGGGCGTCAATGCCATGAACTCCGGCAAATTCGACATTGAACTGCTGGGCGCTCCGCTTCGCAGCGAAGACATTGCCGTGGCATTCAAGAAGGAAGACGACACGCTGCTGAAGAAGGTCAACGAAGTTCTCGCCGAGATGCATGAGGACGGCACCCTGACGCACTTCAGCCGCAAGTGGCTCAACACCGACATCACCACCAAGTAG
- a CDS encoding amino acid ABC transporter permease, whose product MYFDITVLPKYLPYFLPAAWMTLKVTTLGILLGLGLGLGTSFLRISDKRILNLPARAYIYLIRGTPLLLQLLFIYFGLRSLAGLSAMTSAVLALGVHNGAYIAEIFRGAIVSVSGGQMEAARSLGMPYSKAMIRIVLPQAFKRAIPSLGNQFIIALKDSSLASTITINELLLKSQQLASSNFMMMEMLFIAALFYLLYTAIFSWLFSRMEAKLDVSNA is encoded by the coding sequence ATGTACTTCGACATCACCGTGCTTCCGAAGTACCTGCCCTACTTCCTGCCCGCCGCATGGATGACCCTCAAGGTCACGACGCTGGGCATCCTGCTGGGGCTGGGACTCGGACTCGGAACATCGTTTCTGCGGATATCCGACAAGCGGATACTGAACCTTCCCGCAAGGGCCTATATTTACCTGATCCGCGGAACGCCGCTCCTGCTGCAGCTGCTTTTCATCTACTTCGGACTTCGCAGCCTTGCGGGACTGAGCGCCATGACCTCGGCGGTGCTGGCACTCGGCGTTCACAACGGCGCCTATATCGCGGAAATCTTCCGCGGTGCGATCGTCTCGGTTTCAGGCGGCCAGATGGAGGCGGCCCGCAGTCTCGGAATGCCGTACTCGAAGGCCATGATCCGCATCGTGCTGCCGCAGGCTTTCAAACGCGCCATTCCGTCACTGGGCAACCAGTTCATCATCGCGCTGAAGGATTCCTCGCTGGCCAGTACCATCACCATCAACGAGCTGTTGCTCAAGTCCCAGCAGCTGGCTTCGTCCAACTTCATGATGATGGAAATGCTGTTCATCGCGGCGCTGTTCTACCTTTTATACACCGCCATCTTCAGCTGGCTCTTCAGCCGTATGGAAGCCAAGCTGGATGTGAGCAACGCATAG
- a CDS encoding amino acid ABC transporter ATP-binding protein, with protein sequence MQESPVIEISGLNKWFGENHVLKGIDLDVNPSDVVVVIGASGSGKSTLLRCVNHLETFQEGQIQVSGELVRDDERFINALRAKVGMVFQHFNLFPHMTVLGNVIEGPTQVRGISRKKAKEVGRYYLDKVGMAEMEDVYPETLSGGQKQRVAIARALAMEPEVMLFDEPTSALDPELVGEVLSVMRQLAEDGMTMMVVTHEMGFAREVADSVAFMEEGVILEKDSPERIFDAPVEERTREFLGQIL encoded by the coding sequence ATGCAGGAATCTCCGGTCATAGAAATATCAGGCCTGAACAAGTGGTTCGGTGAAAATCATGTGCTTAAGGGTATCGATCTGGATGTGAACCCGTCCGACGTGGTCGTGGTTATCGGCGCCAGTGGATCCGGCAAGAGTACGCTGCTTCGCTGCGTCAACCACCTCGAGACCTTTCAGGAAGGGCAGATTCAGGTCAGCGGAGAGCTGGTCCGCGACGATGAACGTTTCATCAACGCCTTGCGCGCCAAAGTGGGCATGGTGTTCCAGCACTTCAATCTTTTCCCGCACATGACCGTGCTGGGAAACGTCATAGAAGGCCCGACGCAGGTTCGCGGCATCTCCAGAAAGAAGGCCAAGGAAGTTGGCCGCTACTATCTGGATAAGGTGGGGATGGCGGAAATGGAAGATGTCTATCCCGAAACCCTCTCGGGCGGTCAGAAACAGCGCGTGGCCATCGCCCGCGCACTGGCCATGGAGCCTGAAGTGATGCTCTTCGACGAACCCACCTCGGCGCTCGACCCCGAACTGGTCGGGGAAGTGCTGTCCGTCATGCGACAGCTCGCCGAGGACGGCATGACCATGATGGTCGTCACCCATGAGATGGGATTCGCCCGTGAAGTGGCGGACTCCGTGGCATTCATGGAAGAAGGCGTCATCCTGGAGAAGGATTCCCCGGAAAGGATCTTCGACGCACCTGTTGAGGAACGCACGCGGGAATTCCTGGGCCAAATCTTATAA